The following coding sequences are from one Apus apus isolate bApuApu2 chromosome 28, bApuApu2.pri.cur, whole genome shotgun sequence window:
- the LOC127395091 gene encoding keratin, type II cytoskeletal 5-like, protein MNRQTYSMRVGGGGRSYSAASAIIPSSNRAGFSSMSVARAGGGGGGFGRLVGGGGGSGAGFGSRSLYNLGGSKRISIGVGSSFRAAFGSGAGGGSGLGGGGGGSSCGLGGSGAGGGLGLGVGGGYGFGGGAGGLGFGGGLGGGGGFGFGGVGGLGGFSGGLGSGRNPMGFGGGPPGAGTIQEVTVNQSLLAPLNLEIDPNIHQVRKDEKEQIKTLNNKFASFIDKVRFLEQQNKVLETKWTLLQDQGQKNNSGKNNLDPLFEAYINNLKRQLANLLNERGRMDGELKNMQDLVEDFKNKYEEEINRRTAAENEFVVLKKDVDAAYMNKVELEAKVDALTDELSFLRTLYDAELAQLSAQVSDTAVILSMDNNRDLDLSSIISEVKAQYEDIANRSRAEAEAWYQTKFEELQATAGKHGDDLRNTKGEISELNRLIQRIRSEIENTRNQCATLQTAIGDSEERGELALKDAKAKMVDLEDALQKAKADMARQLREYQELMNVKLALDIEIATYRKLLEGEESRLSGEGLTPISYSVISSSSGMAGGAGLGGGFGGLSLSGGGGGSSFSLGGGSGSGFGLGGGGSGGGYSFGSGFGLGGGGGGGGYGFGSGGGLGLGGGVGGSFGGGAGLSAASGLGYGGGSGLSTTGGSFSSGSAKGANPGVKIVSKTSSSKKSIKSQSLKNATQPE, encoded by the exons ATGAACCGGCAAACCTACAGCATGCgagtgggagggggaggcagaTCTTACAGCGCTGCCTCGGCTATTATTCCAAGCAGCAACAGGGCTGGCTTTAGTTCGATGTCTGTGGCACGagctggaggaggtggaggtggtTTTGGAAGGCTCGTtggaggaggtggtggcagcGGTGCTGGTTTTGGCAGCAGGAGCCTCTACAACCTTGGTGGTAGCAAGAGGATATCCATTGGTGTTGGAAGCAGCTTCCGTGCTGCTTTTGGGAGTGGAGCTGGTGGTGGCTCTGGcctgggaggtggtggtggtggcagcagctgtggaCTTGGTGGTAGTGGAGCTGGTGGCGGTCTTGGACTTGGTGTTGGTGGTGGATATGGCTTTggtggaggtgctggtgggctAGGCTTTGGTGGTGGACTGGGAGGTGGCGGAGGGTTTGGCTTTGGTGGAGTAGGGGGACTGGGAGGATTCAGTGGAGGGCTGGGTAGTGGCAGGAACCCAATGGGATTTGGTGGTGGCCCACCTGGAGCTGGTACAATCCAAGAAGTGACTGTCAACCAGAGTCTCCTGGCACCGCTGAACCTGGAGATAGATCCAAACATTCATCAGGTGCGAAAAGATGAGAAGGAGCAAATCAAGACCCTCAACAACAAGTTTGCATCTTTCATTGACAAG GTTCgcttcctggagcagcagaacaAGGTCCTTGAGACCAAATGGACCCTCCTGCAGGACCAGGgccaaaaaaacaactcaggCAAAAACAACCTGGACCCCCTCTTTGAGGCCTACATCAACAACTTGAAACGGCAGCTGGCCAACCTGCTCAACGAGAGAGGACGCATGGACGGGGAGCTGAAGAACATGCAAGACCTCGTGGAGGATTTCAAGAACAA ATATGAAGAGGAAATCAATCGACGCACAGCAGCCGAGAATGAATTTGTGGTGCTGAAGAAG GACGTGGATGCTGCTTACATGAATAAGGTGGAGCTGGAGGCCAAGGTGGATGCCCTGACCGATGAACTCAGCTTCCTCCGAACCCTCTATGATGCG GAGCTGGCTCAGCTCAGTGCACAAGTGTCTGACACTGCTGTCATTCTGTCCATGGACAACAACCGGGACCTGGACCTCAGCAGCATCATCTCTGAAGTCAAAGCTCAGTACGAGGACATCGCCAACAGGAGCCGGGCCGAGGCAGAGGCCTGGTACCAAACCAAG TTTGAGGAGCTGCAGGCCACGGCTGGGAAGCACGGGGACGACCTGCGCAACACGAAGGGGGAAATCTCTGAGCTCAACCGGCTGATCCAGAGGATTCGGTCAGAGATAGAGAACACCAGGAACCAG TGTGCCACCCTGCAGACAGCCATCGGAGACTCGGAGGAGCGTGGGGAGCTGGCCCTCAAAGATGCCAAGGCAAAGATGGTTGACCTGGAAGATGCTCTGCAGAAAGCCAAAGCTGACATGGCCCGGCAGCTCCGTGAGTACCAGGAGCTGATGAATGTCAAGCTGGCCCTGGACATTGAGATTGCAACATACAggaagctgctggagggagaggagagcag GCTGAGTGGAGAGGGATTGACCCCCATCAGCTACT ctgtcatcagctccagctctggcatggctggtggagctgggttAGGAGGAGGATTTGGCGGACTGAGCCTAAGCggaggaggtggtggaagcAGTTTCAGCCTTGGAGGAGGAAGTGGAAGCGGTTTTGGTCTTGGAGGCGGAGGCAGTGGTGGAGGCTACAGCTTTGGAAGTGGTTTTGGTCTTGGAGGTGGTGGCGGTGGTGGAGGCTACGGCTTTGGGAGCGGAGGAGGACTTGGACTCGGAGGTGGCGTTGGAGGCAGCTTTGGAGGAGGTGCTGGTCTAAGCGCTGCAAGCGGCCTTGGCTACGGAGGCGGCAGTGGTCTGAGCACCACTGGAGGGAGTTTCAGCTCTGGAAGTGCAAAAGGTGCCAACCCAGGCGTGAAAATTGTCTCCAAAACCTCCTCCAGCAAAAAGAGCATAAAAAGCCAAAGCCTGAAGAACGCGACACAGCCCGAGTAA